The sequence CGCGGCTGCATCGGCGTCTGGTTTAAGTAGATGATGATGCCGATACCTGTTACAAAGAACAGTATGAACACAGCAAAGGCACGGCGCCAGTCTTCATTGAAATGGTAGAAGGCCCCAAACAACCCAAGCAAGAGCGGCAGGGCAAAGTACACGTTGCGGCTCGACTTCTCGCTTGGCGTGCCAAGGTAGTCGTCAGTGAGCGATGCCGGATCGATAAACGACAGCCCGGTCATTGCGGGGGCGTCTTTTTTGTCGCTCGCGCGGCCCGCGAAATTCCACAGGAAGTACCGCACGTACATGTGCCCAATCTGGTACTTCAGGAAGAACTCCAGGTCCGAGTCGTAGCGTTGGTACACCCGCCAGTGCATGGGCTGCGGCGAGTAGCGCCGCGGAAACCAGGTCTCGTTGCCTTGCGCGGGCACCTGGCCGGTGGCGTCATCGAAGGTAGTGCCCTGAAGCAGCGGGGTGCTCCCGTACTGCTCGCGCTCGAGGTACGACACAAAGCGGGCGGCGGTGTCGGGGTCGTTCAGGTCAATGTTGGGCTCCGTTTGGCTGCGGATGAAGATGAGAGCGTACGAGGAATACCCAATCAGAATGACCGTAAGCGCCATGAAGGCAAGATTCCCGAGCGCCATTTTCTGCTTATGGGTGTAATAGACGCCGTACCCCACCACGGCCGCGATCACGGCGATCGTGAGAAAGGGCGCCCCCGTGCTCCCCAAAAGGCCCGGCAAGCCCAAGATGATACCCGGATACACCAAGAAGAACAGCCCCGCGGAAAGGACGCCTGTTAGCACAATGCCTTTCCAGCGCTGCGCAGTGCTCCACGACGATTGGTCGAACTCGGTAAAGAAGACAATGAGCGCGACGAAGAAGAACGTCAGCAGGTTGAGCAGGTGCACCCCAATGGCCAATCCAAAGAGGTACGCAATCACGATGAGGTAGCGGTTGGCATCCAGCGACGAGACCTGTGCCCCGCCCGACAGCATTCGCTCTTCGGCCCGCGCGGCTTCGCTCCACCGCAAGGTCAGCCACACCACCAGGGCCGTAAAAAACATCGAGAAGGCGTACACCTCGGCCTCTACGGCGTTGAACCAAAAGGAATCGGTAGCTGCATAGGTGAGCGCCCCTACGACGCCAGCCGTGCGCGCCGTAAAGAGATCCCCAGCCGACCAGTCGGACGGCTCGCCTTGCCACCGGCGCACGAGGCGCACAATGATAAGATGCGTAAGCGCCACGGTGCCCACGCTCGACAGCACCGAGATCAGGTTAACCGCGAGGGCCACGGTTTCCTTGGAAGGCGCCAGCATAGCAAAAAGCCGCCCCACGAGCATGTAGAACGGCGCCCCGGGCGGGTGCATGACCTGCAGCTTGTAGACACTGGCGATAAACTCGCCCGCATCCCAAAACGAAACGGTGGGCGCCACCGTCAGGCCATACAGCACAAGCGCCCACAGCGTAACGCAGGCAGCGACAATGCGATCAGTCGTTTTCCAGTTCATTCGCAACGATTGATGCAACCAGTAGAGACAGAGTCGAATCCGCCCGCGGGGAGCGAAGTGTTACATGCTACCATTCCTGCTGCGTCATGCCAATCAGGCGCGCCAGGGTGTCCATCGGCAGCTCGCCGTAGTTCAGTGCAAACGCGAGCTCGCCGTTGTTATGAAAGATCCAGGTGGTGGGAATCCAGGTGACCGGAAGCCCCAAGAACTGGCGGCGGCGATGTTCGTTGGTGGTGATGCTGTTGGGCCCAAGATCGGCGAGCGTGCGTTCGGTCACGCGCCCCGGAATGTTGTGGGCGGCGAGGGTGTCGGCGCCGGACTGTCCGTTATTCCAGACGGTCACAAACGTAAACGTGACGTTGGGGTGTGCTTCCACCAGATCGGCCCAACCGCTTTTCAGCTCACGGAGCGAGTTGCCACACCAGGGCGCCCAGAAGTGCACCACGTGCACGCCGTCCTGCCGAATTTGCTGTTGCACGGCTTGCTCGGCCGCTGTAGCTGCATTGGCAGACAAGGCCGGGCGGGAATCGTTTAGCGCCACGGATTCAGTTGTGGTTGGTGTAGGTGCTGCTGCAGAGGTAGCCGCAGTGTCAACCGCTGCGGTGGGCGCTGCCTCCCAGGCTTCGGCAACACACGTTTCGTCGTCGGCCGCCGACTGGGCGTGCACGGGAACGGTGAGCCATACGAACCATGCGCAGGCAAGCAAAAATCGCATGATGGGTGAGGGTCGTGTCGAGCAAGCGTTCACGAATCGCCGTGCACGACGAGCACAAACTCGCCTCGCACTTTTGACTGCGCCGCAAGGTACGAGCGCAGTTCTTGCAGCGTTCCATGGCGCATCTCTTCATAGGCCTTGGTGAGCTCCCGCCCGAAGCTCGCTTGGCGATCGGAGCCAAAATGAGCCATCAAGTCGTCCAGGGTTTTTACCATCCGGTAGGGCGACTCGTACAGCACCAGCGTCCGCGGCTCGCGCGCCAGCGTTTTTAGCCGCGTCTGGCGGCCTTTCTTTCGCGGCAGAAATCCCTCAAAGACAAACCGATCGGTGGGCAGCCCGCTAGCAACCAGCGCCGGAACGAAGGCCGTAGCACCGGGCAACGGCGTAACGTCGAGGCCCGCTTCGCGGCACGCCCGCACAAGATAAAAGCCGGGGTCCGAGATCCCCGGCGTGCCAGCATCAGTGATGAGCGCGATGGTATGCCCAGCGCGCAATCGCGCCACCAGCTGCGGCGTCTTCTCGCGGGCGTTGTGGTCGTGATAGCTCGTCGTGGGCGTGTCAATATCGTAGTGCTGCAGCAAAACGCCCGAGGTGCGCGTATCCTCGCATGCAATCCAATCGGCCTCTTTTAATGTGCGCACCGCGCGGTAGGTGATGTCTTCAAGATTCCCAATAGGCGTTGGAACGAGGTAGAGCACACACAGCAGAGGATTATCGGAAAGCAACAAAGGGGGCCACGCTTCAACCGCTACCCCGCGTCCAGGTAGTCCTGCAGGATGATTGCAGCGGCGGCTGCGTCTACACGGCCCTTGTCGCGCCGCCCCGGCTGACGCACGCCGGCTTCCTGCAGCGCTTGTTTCGCAAGTTCAGAGGTAAACCGCTCATCCCGTTTGTGGATGGGCACCGCCGGAAGGCGCTCGCGGATACGCGCAATGTAGGCCGCCACCACGTCCGTCGCCGCACCCTCTTCGCCTGCTAGCGTAAGCGGCCATCCAATGACCAACGCCTCAAGGCCGTCCGTTACCTTCAGGCGCTCAAGCACCGCAAGGGCCTCATCGGGCGCGTAGGTTCCTTCAACACGCGCAAAGAGCTGCAGCGGGTCGGCCACTGCAATCCCCACGCGCTTCGTTCCGCAGTCGATGCCCACTACCCGGGGCGTAGGGTCTAGCATATCGTGATCCGTTCGGCCTTCGGTTCTTACGCGTCGCCCGCCTCATCGTCCAAGTGTTTATCGGCACTACCTTCCGGAATGGTGTAATCCAGCTCGTGCAGCGGCGTTTGCAGCACCTCACGAATGCGCTTGCCCGCGCGAAAGTGTGTCTTGCGGCGACTGTGGATGAATACCGGCTCGTTGGTTTGTGGGTTGCGCGCTTTCGGCTTTGCTTTGGTCTTCTTGACCTCAAATACGCCAAAGTCGCGCAGTTCGATGCGGCACTCCGGATCGGCCTCAATCATCAAGTCGCCCAGCACCTGGATGACAGCCGAAACCCATGGCTTGGCTTTGTAGATGGGCTCATCCATTTCTTGTGCTACACGCCGGGCCACATCGCGCTTCGTTAACGTCTCCGGTCGATCAGACATGCAATGCAAGGTATCATTCAACGGTCGAAGCGGCCCGCACGCAGCGTTCTAAACGCGCCCCATACTACCGTAAAGAAAGGGCACACGCCGACAAAGATCAACGCTTGCCGAAAGAAGAAACGCGCCGCCCCGAATGACCGGAACGACGCGCGTCCTCATTGGGATAGCATGTGCTTTTACATACGCTACTTGAGCTGGAACATCACCGGGAGCGACATCCGAACTTTCACGGCACGCCCACGCTGCTTTCCAGGCGTAAACTCCGTCTTGCGGATGGCGTCCATAGCGGCTTCGTTCAGCAGCGGATGCACGCCCTGCAGCACCGTGAGATTGGTCGCTTGGCCTTGCTCGTTGACAACAAACTGGATAATTACGCGGCCTTCAATGCCCGCTTTCCGGGCGAAATCCGGATACTCGCCAAGGTTGTCGTAGATGGCTTGCATGCCACCAACCGGCTTCGGCTGCTGCTCCACCACCATGAAGATTTCTTCCTCCTCTTCTTTCTTGGGCGGAGGCGGCGGGGGCTGCGTCGGCTGATCGAGCGACTCGCCTAGATCGAGCGAGGCATCAAAGTCGACCTTATTTTCCTTGATGATCTGGTCGTTGGGCACGGCCACCGGCACCGGCGGCTTGGGCGGGGGCGGGGGCTTCATCTTTTGCTTCGTCTGCTGCACCTCTTCGATCTTTACGACTTCTTGCTGCTCCATCTGCACCTTGAAGTCGCCCTGGGGCTGAAAATTCAGTCGGAAAGCCGTGATGAGGATGCCCAACGTGACCACGAGACCGACCTCTATCCAGATCGGATACTCGTTGCGCAAATCAGCATCCTCGGTTTTTCGAATAGCCATGAGGACGTTGGGGTTGATTCAAGCCGTTGCGAACACTACATCGACCCACTCAACTGTTCCGTTACATTCAGAAGAATTATCGATGCGGGATAAAAACTACACTAACGACATGAATGTTTCGAGAAGAGGCACAGCGGGCGACGTTGCTTCTTCCCCTTTCAACGGCTACGGCAAGCCTCCCAAAACAGGCGAGTCGCCCGGCCGCAATCACTGCGTTTCGTAGGAGATCGGAACGCCACCTGGTAGGAACAGCATGCCCAAACAAAGAAACGCGCCGCTCCGGATAGCCGGAACGGCGCGCTTCCTCTATTCAGCTGGAGTATGCTCCTTCGCAGATTACTTGAGCTGGAACATCACCGGGAGCGACATCCGAACTTTCACGGCACGTCCACGCTGCTTTCCGGGCGTAAACCGAGTCGCACGAATGGCCTTCATGGCCGCCTCGTTCAGCAGGGGATGCACGCCCTGCAGCACCGTGAGATTGGTCGCTTGGCCTTGCTCGTTGACAATAAATTGGATAATTACACGTCCTTCAATGCCCGCTTTCCGGGCGAAATCCGGATACTCGCCAAGGTTTTCGTAGATGGATTGCATGCCGCCAACCGGCTTCGGCTGTTGCTCCACCACCATAAAGATTTCTTCCTCCTTTTCTTTCTTGGGCGGAGGGGGCGGGGGCTGCGTCGGCTGATCGAGCGACTCGCCTAGATCGAGCGAGGCATCAAAGTCGACCTTATTTTCCTTGATGATCTGGTCGTTGGGCACGGCCACCGGTACCGGCGGCTTGGGCGGGGGCGGGGGCTTAATCTTTTGCTTCGTCTGCTTCACCTCTTCCATTTGCACGACTTCTTGCTGCTCCATTTGCACATTGAAGTCGCCCTGCGTCTGGTAGTTCAGCCGGAAGGCGGTGATGAGGATAGCTAGTGTAACCACAAGACCCACTTGCACCCAGATTGGGTACTCGTTGCGCAGGTTTGCATCCTCGGTTTTACGAATAGCCATGACACGTACGTCGTTAGTTCAAGCGGCACGAGCGCTACATCGGCAAAGTTCACCGTTGCAACATACACGGAAGAGGCATCGAAGTAAAGCGATAACCTGCTTGCTCATGTGGATGTTTCGCGAAGGACTCGGCGGCGACGAAGCCGCCACTGCCAAAGCCCAACGGCGAGGGCAAGCCCCAGAAGATCCGCCAGGGCATCGTACGGGTCGCCCCGCCGGCGGATTGGCATGACGTGTTGAAAAACTTCGGTACCCACGGCAAACAATACGCCGAGTGCCGTCACCTTGAGCGCTTGCTTCCAAACAGCCCATTGCTCGGGGACATTCACCTGCACGAATCCACGCAAGCTCACCCACCCGAGGCCCGCGAACATAAGCACGTGGGCGATTTTATCGAGGCTCAGGACTGGTGAGAATTTTGGGATCCGCTCAGCGGGAAGGGCACATGCAACGGCTATACCAAGCACTGCAAGGCCGGTGAGCCACCGGTACTGACGTGTGGTTAGCATTGGGAGGTGTGCCATGCGTGGGGAAGTTCGTGGATGATGTCGTCCGCAACGAGCGCACGACCGTCGTGGGCGGCGGCGTATCGCTGGGCGGCTCGTCCGCTGATGTGCAACGCGGCGGCAGCGGCTTTCGGCAACGACAGCCCCTGCGCCAGGAGTCCGACACAGCACCCGGCGAGCACGTCGCCGGTGCCCGCGCTCGCCAACACGGGCGATCCGGTACTCCCCACGTAGGCCGGCCCGTGCGGCGGGGCCACGATGCTAGGCATGCCTTTGCGTAGGAGGTGCACGCCCCATCGCGCGGCCCACGTCTGGGTCTGCGCAACACGTG comes from Salisaeta longa DSM 21114 and encodes:
- a CDS encoding glycosyltransferase family 117 protein, with amino-acid sequence MNWKTTDRIVAACVTLWALVLYGLTVAPTVSFWDAGEFIASVYKLQVMHPPGAPFYMLVGRLFAMLAPSKETVALAVNLISVLSSVGTVALTHLIIVRLVRRWQGEPSDWSAGDLFTARTAGVVGALTYAATDSFWFNAVEAEVYAFSMFFTALVVWLTLRWSEAARAEERMLSGGAQVSSLDANRYLIVIAYLFGLAIGVHLLNLLTFFFVALIVFFTEFDQSSWSTAQRWKGIVLTGVLSAGLFFLVYPGIILGLPGLLGSTGAPFLTIAVIAAVVGYGVYYTHKQKMALGNLAFMALTVILIGYSSYALIFIRSQTEPNIDLNDPDTAARFVSYLEREQYGSTPLLQGTTFDDATGQVPAQGNETWFPRRYSPQPMHWRVYQRYDSDLEFFLKYQIGHMYVRYFLWNFAGRASDKKDAPAMTGLSFIDPASLTDDYLGTPSEKSSRNVYFALPLLLGLFGAFYHFNEDWRRAFAVFILFFVTGIGIIIYLNQTPMQPRERDYSYVASFFAFSLWVGIGAAGLLQMAREALAQQAATLRRIGLWGVAALVLFAVPGWMTYQNYDDHDRSGNYVAHDYAYNMLQSLEEDAILFTNGDNDTYPLWYLQEVEGVRTDVRVVNLSLLNTSWYVKQLKNEPLYASEPLPISMTNQQIEQLRPQAFQPRTMRLPVPGGSFAKATLRAYTSDSMRVQRPMQWTLKGRPLDQQYNMLRAADVAAYNILRTNAANGWKRPIYFAVTVSPSGQLDLQNYFHLEGQAYRVMPIKHSQRLGRVVPGVTEQAMEGFRFTNLRDSTVYFNENARRLLDGYRLYVSQATERLAAKGYATRADSLLSDFVYEMPFGTVAASMQTYLLTARAFESVQNYQMMAQVMQQAEPVVFYELRNANDRRSFSYALQYASMVRLAYQSAGKQDALQRFDKRLNALLAEAPYRVPPEVRQAYGLSTGDSSMAAPFGGPPPAGGSGAAAPLPPAPQQ
- a CDS encoding TlpA family protein disulfide reductase — protein: MRFLLACAWFVWLTVPVHAQSAADDETCVAEAWEAAPTAAVDTAATSAAAPTPTTTESVALNDSRPALSANAATAAEQAVQQQIRQDGVHVVHFWAPWCGNSLRELKSGWADLVEAHPNVTFTFVTVWNNGQSGADTLAAHNIPGRVTERTLADLGPNSITTNEHRRRQFLGLPVTWIPTTWIFHNNGELAFALNYGELPMDTLARLIGMTQQEW
- the rsmI gene encoding 16S rRNA (cytidine(1402)-2'-O)-methyltransferase; translation: MLYLVPTPIGNLEDITYRAVRTLKEADWIACEDTRTSGVLLQHYDIDTPTTSYHDHNAREKTPQLVARLRAGHTIALITDAGTPGISDPGFYLVRACREAGLDVTPLPGATAFVPALVASGLPTDRFVFEGFLPRKKGRQTRLKTLAREPRTLVLYESPYRMVKTLDDLMAHFGSDRQASFGRELTKAYEEMRHGTLQELRSYLAAQSKVRGEFVLVVHGDS
- the ruvX gene encoding Holliday junction resolvase RuvX encodes the protein MLDPTPRVVGIDCGTKRVGIAVADPLQLFARVEGTYAPDEALAVLERLKVTDGLEALVIGWPLTLAGEEGAATDVVAAYIARIRERLPAVPIHKRDERFTSELAKQALQEAGVRQPGRRDKGRVDAAAAAIILQDYLDAG
- a CDS encoding HU family DNA-binding protein; translated protein: MSDRPETLTKRDVARRVAQEMDEPIYKAKPWVSAVIQVLGDLMIEADPECRIELRDFGVFEVKKTKAKPKARNPQTNEPVFIHSRRKTHFRAGKRIREVLQTPLHELDYTIPEGSADKHLDDEAGDA
- a CDS encoding energy transducer TonB, with amino-acid sequence MAIRKTEDADLRNEYPIWIEVGLVVTLGILITAFRLNFQPQGDFKVQMEQQEVVKIEEVQQTKQKMKPPPPPKPPVPVAVPNDQIIKENKVDFDASLDLGESLDQPTQPPPPPPKKEEEEEIFMVVEQQPKPVGGMQAIYDNLGEYPDFARKAGIEGRVIIQFVVNEQGQATNLTVLQGVHPLLNEAAMDAIRKTEFTPGKQRGRAVKVRMSLPVMFQLK
- a CDS encoding energy transducer TonB gives rise to the protein MAIRKTEDANLRNEYPIWVQVGLVVTLAILITAFRLNYQTQGDFNVQMEQQEVVQMEEVKQTKQKIKPPPPPKPPVPVAVPNDQIIKENKVDFDASLDLGESLDQPTQPPPPPPKKEKEEEIFMVVEQQPKPVGGMQSIYENLGEYPDFARKAGIEGRVIIQFIVNEQGQATNLTVLQGVHPLLNEAAMKAIRATRFTPGKQRGRAVKVRMSLPVMFQLK
- a CDS encoding VanZ family protein, producing the protein MAHLPMLTTRQYRWLTGLAVLGIAVACALPAERIPKFSPVLSLDKIAHVLMFAGLGWVSLRGFVQVNVPEQWAVWKQALKVTALGVLFAVGTEVFQHVMPIRRRGDPYDALADLLGLALAVGLWQWRLRRRRVLRETST